Proteins encoded together in one Miscanthus floridulus cultivar M001 chromosome 16, ASM1932011v1, whole genome shotgun sequence window:
- the LOC136512689 gene encoding cyclin-A1-4-like isoform X3, with the protein MSCWAAGRRSSASAMAENAGARGAKEAVARSGKRVALGNLTNVFRGGWRSGAANSASDAKLSSTKPVDVKKGSFVCLRNVNTERGSSRRLASDQFDQAVSVLQKNTSLPSVADVVSTGCSSPGLSQDCSVSMEDAMSTCNSTEISDLEYLNDDDPSMAASLHWWASDRLHFSDSMDVAEFNWRKHSPNPLKADNIIDLDYNYKDPRLSTTLACEIYESLREAETRKMPSTNFLETTQTDMSKTMRAMLIDWLVEVTEEYRLVPETLYLTVNYIDRYLSVEEISRYRLQLVGVACLLIAVKYEEICPLQVEELCYVTDYSYTKEEILQMEASVLNNLKFEMTVPTARCFLRRFVRAAQVLDKGSTLHLEFLANYICELSLLDYSLLCYLPSLVAASSVFLAKYILMPIKNPWNSSLSYYTRYTPSELRGCVRVLHQLFRLGPGSNLPAIREKYSQHKYKFVAKKYCPPSIPTKFFQDLTS; encoded by the exons ATGTCGTGCTGGGCAGCAGGGCGCCGCTCctcggcgtcggccatggcggagaaCGCCGGCGCGCGGGGCGCCAAGGAGGCGGTGGCGCGGTCCGGGAAGCGCGTCGCCCTCGGGAACCTCACCAACGTCTTCCGCGGCGGCTGGAGGTCCGGCGCGGCGAATTCCGCGTCCGATGCG AAATTGAGTTCTACCAAACCAGTTGATGTTAAGAAGGGATCCTTTGTTTGCCTGCGCAATGTGAACACAGAACGGGGTTCTAGCAGAAGGCTGGCCTCTGACCAATTTGATCAGGCAGTATCAGTTCTTCAGAAGAACACATCTCTTCCTTCTGTGGCAGACGTTGTATCAACAGGTTGCAGCTCACCTGGCCTGTCTCAAGATTGTTCGGTCTCCATGGAGGATGCTATGTCAACATGCAACTCAACAGAAATCTCTGATCTTGAGTACCTCAATGATGACGACCCCTCAATGGCAGCTTCTTTGCATTGGTGGGCCAGTGATAGACTTCATTTCTCTGATAGTATGGATGTTGCAG AATTCAACTGGAGGAAACATAGTCCTAATCCTCTGAAAGCTGACAATATAATTGATCTTGACTACAACTATAAGGATCCACGGCTTTCTACAACTCTTGCCTGTGAAATTTACGAGAGCTTGCGAGAGGCTGAG ACTAGGAAAATGCCTTCAACGAACTTTTTGGAAACCACTCAGACAGATATGAGCAAAACCATGAGGGCGATGTTAATAGACTGGCTTGTAGAA GTCACAGAAGAATATCGTCTTGTTCCTGAAACCTTATACCTCACTGTCAATTACATTGACCGCTATCTTTCTGTCGAAGAGATCAGTCGGTACAGACTGCAATTAGTTGGTGTTGCCTGCTTGCTTATAGCTGT GAAGTATGAAGAAATATGCCCACTTCAGGTAGAAGAGCTCTGTTATGTTACCGACTATTCATACACTAAGGAAGAG ATTTTGCAAATGGAAGCTTCTGTTCTGAATAACTTGAAGTTTGAGATGACAGTACCTACAGCAAGATGTTTCTTAAG GAGATTTGTACGTGCTGCTCAAGTTCTTGACAAG GGCTCAACTCTGCATCTTGAGTTCTTAGCCAACTACATTTGTGAGCTGTCACTTCTGGACTACAGCTTACTTTGCTATTTACCTTCATTGGTAGCTGCCTCTTCTGTTTTCTTGGCGAAGTATATCCTTATGCCAATAAAGAACCCATGG AATTCCTCACTTTCCTACTACACGCGGTATACACCATCTGAGTTGCGTGGTTGTGTAAGGGTACTGCACCAGCTCTTCCGTTTGGGCCCTGGAAGCAATCTTCCTGCAATTAGAGAAAAGTACAGTCAGCATAAG TACAAATTTGTAGCAAAGAAGTACTGCCCACCGTCAATCCCTACTAAGTTCTTCCAGGATCTGACAAGTTAG
- the LOC136512689 gene encoding cyclin-A1-4-like isoform X1, giving the protein MSCWAAGRRSSASAMAENAGARGAKEAVARSGKRVALGNLTNVFRGGWRSGAANSASDAKLSSTKPVDVKKGSFVCLRNVNTERGSSRRLASDQFDQAVSVLQKNTSLPSVADVVSTGCSSPGLSQDCSVSMEDAMSTCNSTEISDLEYLNDDDPSMAASLHWWASDRLHFSDSMDVAEFNWRKHSPNPLKADNIIDLDYNYKDPRLSTTLACEIYESLREAETRKMPSTNFLETTQTDMSKTMRAMLIDWLVEVTEEYRLVPETLYLTVNYIDRYLSVEEISRYRLQLVGVACLLIAVKYEEICPLQVEELCYVTDYSYTKEEILQMEASVLNNLKFEMTVPTARCFLRRFVRAAQVLDKVHFSLFCSSYQFYVLVDFFPFLQGSTLHLEFLANYICELSLLDYSLLCYLPSLVAASSVFLAKYILMPIKNPWNSSLSYYTRYTPSELRGCVRVLHQLFRLGPGSNLPAIREKYSQHKYKFVAKKYCPPSIPTKFFQDLTS; this is encoded by the exons ATGTCGTGCTGGGCAGCAGGGCGCCGCTCctcggcgtcggccatggcggagaaCGCCGGCGCGCGGGGCGCCAAGGAGGCGGTGGCGCGGTCCGGGAAGCGCGTCGCCCTCGGGAACCTCACCAACGTCTTCCGCGGCGGCTGGAGGTCCGGCGCGGCGAATTCCGCGTCCGATGCG AAATTGAGTTCTACCAAACCAGTTGATGTTAAGAAGGGATCCTTTGTTTGCCTGCGCAATGTGAACACAGAACGGGGTTCTAGCAGAAGGCTGGCCTCTGACCAATTTGATCAGGCAGTATCAGTTCTTCAGAAGAACACATCTCTTCCTTCTGTGGCAGACGTTGTATCAACAGGTTGCAGCTCACCTGGCCTGTCTCAAGATTGTTCGGTCTCCATGGAGGATGCTATGTCAACATGCAACTCAACAGAAATCTCTGATCTTGAGTACCTCAATGATGACGACCCCTCAATGGCAGCTTCTTTGCATTGGTGGGCCAGTGATAGACTTCATTTCTCTGATAGTATGGATGTTGCAG AATTCAACTGGAGGAAACATAGTCCTAATCCTCTGAAAGCTGACAATATAATTGATCTTGACTACAACTATAAGGATCCACGGCTTTCTACAACTCTTGCCTGTGAAATTTACGAGAGCTTGCGAGAGGCTGAG ACTAGGAAAATGCCTTCAACGAACTTTTTGGAAACCACTCAGACAGATATGAGCAAAACCATGAGGGCGATGTTAATAGACTGGCTTGTAGAA GTCACAGAAGAATATCGTCTTGTTCCTGAAACCTTATACCTCACTGTCAATTACATTGACCGCTATCTTTCTGTCGAAGAGATCAGTCGGTACAGACTGCAATTAGTTGGTGTTGCCTGCTTGCTTATAGCTGT GAAGTATGAAGAAATATGCCCACTTCAGGTAGAAGAGCTCTGTTATGTTACCGACTATTCATACACTAAGGAAGAG ATTTTGCAAATGGAAGCTTCTGTTCTGAATAACTTGAAGTTTGAGATGACAGTACCTACAGCAAGATGTTTCTTAAG GAGATTTGTACGTGCTGCTCAAGTTCTTGACAAGGTACACTTTTCACTGTTTTGCAGTTCCTACCAATTCTATGTGCTGGTTGATTTTTTTCCCTTTCTGCAGGGCTCAACTCTGCATCTTGAGTTCTTAGCCAACTACATTTGTGAGCTGTCACTTCTGGACTACAGCTTACTTTGCTATTTACCTTCATTGGTAGCTGCCTCTTCTGTTTTCTTGGCGAAGTATATCCTTATGCCAATAAAGAACCCATGG AATTCCTCACTTTCCTACTACACGCGGTATACACCATCTGAGTTGCGTGGTTGTGTAAGGGTACTGCACCAGCTCTTCCGTTTGGGCCCTGGAAGCAATCTTCCTGCAATTAGAGAAAAGTACAGTCAGCATAAG TACAAATTTGTAGCAAAGAAGTACTGCCCACCGTCAATCCCTACTAAGTTCTTCCAGGATCTGACAAGTTAG
- the LOC136512689 gene encoding cyclin-A1-4-like isoform X2: MSCWAAGRRSSASAMAENAGARGAKEAVARSGKRVALGNLTNVFRGGWRSGAANSASDANGVLAEGWPLTNLIRQYQFFRRTHLFLLWQTLYQQVAAHLACLKIVRSPWRMLCQHATQQKSLILSTSMMTTPQWQLLCIGGPVIDFISLIVWMLQDLFIVAEFNWRKHSPNPLKADNIIDLDYNYKDPRLSTTLACEIYESLREAETRKMPSTNFLETTQTDMSKTMRAMLIDWLVEVTEEYRLVPETLYLTVNYIDRYLSVEEISRYRLQLVGVACLLIAVKYEEICPLQVEELCYVTDYSYTKEEILQMEASVLNNLKFEMTVPTARCFLRRFVRAAQVLDKVHFSLFCSSYQFYVLVDFFPFLQGSTLHLEFLANYICELSLLDYSLLCYLPSLVAASSVFLAKYILMPIKNPWNSSLSYYTRYTPSELRGCVRVLHQLFRLGPGSNLPAIREKYSQHKYKFVAKKYCPPSIPTKFFQDLTS; this comes from the exons ATGTCGTGCTGGGCAGCAGGGCGCCGCTCctcggcgtcggccatggcggagaaCGCCGGCGCGCGGGGCGCCAAGGAGGCGGTGGCGCGGTCCGGGAAGCGCGTCGCCCTCGGGAACCTCACCAACGTCTTCCGCGGCGGCTGGAGGTCCGGCGCGGCGAATTCCGCGTCCGATGCG AACGGGGTTCTAGCAGAAGGCTGGCCTCTGACCAATTTGATCAGGCAGTATCAGTTCTTCAGAAGAACACATCTCTTCCTTCTGTGGCAGACGTTGTATCAACAGGTTGCAGCTCACCTGGCCTGTCTCAAGATTGTTCGGTCTCCATGGAGGATGCTATGTCAACATGCAACTCAACAGAAATCTCTGATCTTGAGTACCTCAATGATGACGACCCCTCAATGGCAGCTTCTTTGCATTGGTGGGCCAGTGATAGACTTCATTTCTCTGATAGTATGGATGTTGCAG GACTTGTTTATTGTCGCAGAATTCAACTGGAGGAAACATAGTCCTAATCCTCTGAAAGCTGACAATATAATTGATCTTGACTACAACTATAAGGATCCACGGCTTTCTACAACTCTTGCCTGTGAAATTTACGAGAGCTTGCGAGAGGCTGAG ACTAGGAAAATGCCTTCAACGAACTTTTTGGAAACCACTCAGACAGATATGAGCAAAACCATGAGGGCGATGTTAATAGACTGGCTTGTAGAA GTCACAGAAGAATATCGTCTTGTTCCTGAAACCTTATACCTCACTGTCAATTACATTGACCGCTATCTTTCTGTCGAAGAGATCAGTCGGTACAGACTGCAATTAGTTGGTGTTGCCTGCTTGCTTATAGCTGT GAAGTATGAAGAAATATGCCCACTTCAGGTAGAAGAGCTCTGTTATGTTACCGACTATTCATACACTAAGGAAGAG ATTTTGCAAATGGAAGCTTCTGTTCTGAATAACTTGAAGTTTGAGATGACAGTACCTACAGCAAGATGTTTCTTAAG GAGATTTGTACGTGCTGCTCAAGTTCTTGACAAGGTACACTTTTCACTGTTTTGCAGTTCCTACCAATTCTATGTGCTGGTTGATTTTTTTCCCTTTCTGCAGGGCTCAACTCTGCATCTTGAGTTCTTAGCCAACTACATTTGTGAGCTGTCACTTCTGGACTACAGCTTACTTTGCTATTTACCTTCATTGGTAGCTGCCTCTTCTGTTTTCTTGGCGAAGTATATCCTTATGCCAATAAAGAACCCATGG AATTCCTCACTTTCCTACTACACGCGGTATACACCATCTGAGTTGCGTGGTTGTGTAAGGGTACTGCACCAGCTCTTCCGTTTGGGCCCTGGAAGCAATCTTCCTGCAATTAGAGAAAAGTACAGTCAGCATAAG TACAAATTTGTAGCAAAGAAGTACTGCCCACCGTCAATCCCTACTAAGTTCTTCCAGGATCTGACAAGTTAG